A genomic region of Catalinimonas niigatensis contains the following coding sequences:
- a CDS encoding glycerophosphodiester phosphodiesterase, which yields MKHIFFTGTLLILMLMTENTMAQFNQNKVIAHRGAWKVKNLPQNSIASLKAAIELGCEGSEFDVWMTADGVLVANHDADFEGLPIETTNFAELRKKKLPNGEAIPTAEQYLLAGKKQNKTKLIFEIKPSKVSKERTLEITEKSVDLVSKLKMQDWVDYISFDLDACKKIVAMDKNANVAYLNGDLTPQQAKDAGFFGLDYHYKVFQQHPEWIDQAKDLGLTINSWTVNDKETMRWMLDKDVDFITTDEPAILLEMVNKE from the coding sequence ATGAAACATATTTTTTTTACCGGGACTCTTCTAATTTTGATGCTGATGACTGAAAATACGATGGCTCAGTTTAACCAGAATAAAGTGATCGCCCACCGCGGAGCCTGGAAAGTTAAAAATCTACCCCAGAACTCTATTGCCTCCCTGAAAGCAGCAATTGAGCTAGGCTGCGAAGGTAGCGAATTTGATGTGTGGATGACTGCTGATGGCGTGCTGGTGGCTAACCATGACGCTGACTTTGAAGGCTTACCCATTGAGACCACAAACTTTGCAGAACTCCGGAAAAAGAAACTTCCTAACGGAGAAGCAATTCCTACCGCAGAGCAATATTTATTGGCAGGAAAAAAGCAGAATAAGACCAAACTGATCTTTGAAATCAAACCCTCCAAGGTCAGCAAGGAAAGAACGCTGGAGATTACTGAAAAATCAGTAGATCTGGTCAGTAAACTGAAAATGCAGGACTGGGTAGATTATATATCATTTGACCTTGATGCCTGCAAAAAGATAGTAGCTATGGACAAAAATGCAAATGTTGCTTACCTGAATGGTGACCTTACGCCTCAGCAGGCCAAAGACGCAGGCTTTTTTGGATTAGATTATCACTACAAAGTTTTTCAGCAGCATCCTGAATGGATAGATCAGGCCAAAGATTTGGGATTGACGATCAATTCCTGGACAGTGAACGATAAAGAAACAATGCGCTGGATGCTGGACAAAGATGTAGATTTTATCACTACCGATGAGCCTGCAATTTTGCTGGAAATGGTGAACAAAGAGTAG